The Candidatus Caldatribacterium sp. region CCACTGCAGGATTAGCCCGGGAGTTCCTCGAGGAGCTCCTCACAAAGAGTCCCTTTCCTGTACGGGGCATCCAAGTAGATGGAGGGAGTGAGTTCTATGGGGAGTTTGAGGAGGCCTGCAGAGAATATGGCATTGAGCTCTTCGTCCTTCCTCCCCGTTCCCCCACATCGGTGGGGTGGTGGAACGACTGAATCGGACCTTCCGGGAAGACTTCTGGGCTTACTATATGGCGCCGTTGATCTCAAGACCATGAGGGACCATCTCAAGAGGTGGACGGAAGAGGTGTATAATCGAAGAAGACCCCATTGGAGTTTAGGGAGAGGACCCCTGGGAGTACCTGAGGGATACTGGAATTGTAGAGTGTCCCACATGATGTGAACCCATACACATGCAAAAGTTCCTTCTCTTCCTGCTCATCCTCTTTCTCCTCGTTGGTGTGGCGTACGGTGCTCCGGTAAAGCTTGTGGTCGTCGGGGATGCAGGACACAACCTGAAGCCCTTTGAGTGGTATGCGAAGGACCTCAAGGAAAAGTTCGATGTGGAGCTTGAAGTCATCGGAGTTCCCTTTGGAGAACTCTACGAGAAGGAGAAGGTAGAGCTCATCGCTGGGACGGGAGCTTTTGACATCATGATTGTTTTCCCCAAGTTCCTTGCCGAATTCGCCGCGAACGGCTGGCTCTATCCCCTTGATGAATTTGCGGCAGAACTCGATCCCAAGCTCGATGATGTTACCCCGGGGTATCGGGATTTCTACTGCAAGTACGGTGGGAAGCTCTATGCTCTTCCTTACGATGGAGACGTTCTCAACCTCTACTACCGAAAGGACCTCCTTGAGAACGAGGAGGAACGAAAGGCTTTCAAGGAAAAGTACGGGTACGACCTCAAGGTTCCCGAGACCTGGGATGAGTACCTGGATGTAGCGGAGTTCTTCACCCGAAAGGCCGGGGAGAAACTCGCAGGGGAAGTTCTGCAGCGGGATTTCTACGGCACCGCTTACTACGGCCAGAAGGACCAGATTTTCGCCTGGTGGGGGAACATCTTCGCAAGCCTTGGAGGCGTGTACTTTGACGAGGAGACCATGGAGCCGGCCATCAACTCCGAAGCCGGAGTCAAAGCGCTCGAAATCATGAAGGAGATTCACAAGTACTGCCCGCCCGATGTTTTGGCTTACGGCTACGAGGAGCTTAAGGACGTTTTCCTTGAGGGCGACTGCTTCATGGTCATCCAGTGGCCCTGTGTCGGGAAGAAGGGAGCTGACCCGGCACAGTCAAAGATTGTCGGAAAAATTGGAGTTTCCCACGTTCCAGGGGTGAAGAACGGGGAAATTTACTACCGCGCCATGATGCCGTGCGGAAGAGTCCTTGCGATTGCTGCCCAATCTAAGGACCCCAAGAGAGCGTACCAGGTGATCCACACTACCTCTCGGTGGTCACAAGCCTTGATGATGTTTCCACTCCCGAGACCGGCCTTGATCCGTACCGCTACTCCCACTTTGCACATCCTGAGGCGTACGAGATGTTCGCCAACGTGGAGGATGCGAAAATCTACCTTGCCGGTGTTGAGAAGAACATGGAGAAAGGGTATCCGGAGATGGTCCTTCCTGGAACCGTGGAGTACGAGGAGACTCTTGGGGTGGCCATCACCAAGGCGCTCAGCGGGGAACTCGATCCCAAGAGTGCCCTCGACGAGGCGGCAAAGGCCTGGAAGGAGATTCTCGAGCGCTTTGGGAAAGAAGAGCAGAAGGCCCTCTACCAGGAACTCGTGAAGGGCTGGAAAGCGGCGGGTCTTTGGTGAGATCATCGGGGGCTGGGGTTTCCCTGGCCCCCTTTCTTTTCAGGAGGGGACGATGAGGGGTCTGCGGAAGCGGGATTTCTGGGTTGCATTCCTTTTCGTTCTTCCGGTGGTGGTCATTCTCCTCTCCATTTCCATCTTTCCCATGATTTACTCCTTCTACCTCAGTCTCTGCAAGTGGGACATCGGCATGGGTGGGCAGAGGGTTTTCATTGGGGCAGGAAACTACCTGAAACTCTTCTCCGATGGGCGTTTCTTCAACTCTCTCAAGAATACCGGTCGGGTGCTCCTTTTCGGCGTGGGAACACAGTTTGTCCTTGGTCTTGCCCTGGCCCTCCTTTTGAACCGGAGCTTCCGGGGGAGGAGCCTTGTGGTGACGCTCTTTCTCCTCCCCATGATGATTTCGCCTGTGGTCGTGGGATGCATCTGGAAAATCATCTACCACTACCAGTACGGTCCTCTGAACTACCTCCTCAACCGCCTTGGGTTCTCCTCGGTGAACTGGCTGGGAAGCGGCAGCGTCAGCCCCTACTCCATTGTCCTTGCGGATATCTGGGAGTGGACTCCCTTTATGGTCATCACCCTCCTTGCCGGGCTCCAGGCCATTCCCGACGACCTCTATGAAGCAGCCCGGGTGGATGGGGCGAACCGCTGGCAGATTTTTGCGGGGGTCGTTTTTCCTCTTCTGCGTCCCGTGGTTACCATCGCCATTCTCATTCGGGTTATGGATGCCTTCAAAATCTTCGACCTTGTGGCTTTGCTCACCATGGGCGGTCCGGGACAGGCCTCAGAGAGCGTGGCCTTCTACAACTACCTCACGGGGTTCAAGTACTTCAGCATGGGTTATGCATCAGCCATGAGCTACTTCCAGCTTGCGGTCATTGTGGCCATCGCCAATGTCTTTTTGCGGTCCTGGCGGGGGAGGGAAGTGGTGTGAGGCGGAAAGATGGAGTGACGGTAGCGATTTTCGTGGCCATCTTTGTCCTCCTTGCGGTGAGTTTGGCTCCTTTTGTATGGAACGTGATGACTTCTTTCAAGGACAAGGGAGAGTACTTCACGTATCCCCCTGTTTTCATCCCTTCCTCCTTTGACCTTGAGCACTATGTCCAGGGGCTGCGGCTTGGAGGGGCAAAGGGTATCAGGGATAGCTTCATCATCGCCTCGCTCACCACCCTCCTTGCCGTTGCCTTCGGGTCCCTTGCGGCGTACTCTCTTTCCCGTTTCCGGATTGGGGGCGAGAACTTTGCCTTCTGGATTCTCTCGGTGCGGATGATGCCCCCTATCGCCTCGGTGCTCCCCCTCTTTCTCCTCTTTCGGTTCCTGCGCTGGCTCGACACCTACCAGACGCTCATTCTCACCTATTCGCTCGTGAACCTTCCCTTTGCGGTCTGGATGATGAAGGGGTTCTTTGACGAACTTCCGGTGGAGCTTGAGGAAGCGGCGCTCATCGATGGGTGCGGGAGGCTTGGGGCATTCGCCCGGGTGGCGTTACCTCTTGTGGCTCCGGGGCTTGTGGCCACGGCTCTCTTTTGCTTCATGTTTTCCTGGAATGAGTTCCTCTTTGCCCTCATTCTTGGGCGTTCCAAGGTTGTCCCCATCACGGTGAACATTGCCGGGCTCATCGGGGGGCACGAGATTCTCTGGGCGGAGATTTCGGCGGTTTCCATCGTGGCCAGCGCCCCCATCATCGTCATGGCCATTCTCCTCCAGCGCTACCTCGTGCGGGGCCTGACGCTTGGTGCGGTTAAAGGGTGAGGTTGAGGGGTCTCTTTCGGGCCTTCGAGAGCCACTCGAGGAATTCTTCCTTAGTGGCGAAGGACTTCTGGGTGCCCCGCTTCTCGGTGGAGAGCGCCGCGTAGGCGCAGGCAAGGTCAATGGCTTCAGGGAGATCCCTACCCTCGGCAAGAAAATAGGCTAAGGCCCCCAGGAAGGCATCCCCGGCACCGGTGGTATCGACAGTTTTTGCCTCGTAAGCGGGGAAAAAGGTAAAGGTTCCTTTCCTCCCAAGGAGAGTTCCCTGTTCCCCCAGAGTCACGAGGACGTTTTCCACTCCAAACCCCCAGAGGAGCTCCACGGCCCTTTTGAGGTCCTCGTCGCCACGGAGCGGAAACCCCACGTAGCCCTCGAGCTCGCGCTCGTTGGGGACGAAAAGATAGACATTTCGGATTCTCTCCCACTCAAGGGGTCGAAAGGGAGCAGGGTTCAGGATGACAGGAACGCCGAGTTCCGCGGAGAGCTCCAAAGTCGCGTAGACCGTCTCAAGGGGAATCTCAAGCTGCACGAGGATGAAGCGGCACCGTGCCAAGGCTTCCCGAGCTTTGGAGACATCTTCGGGCAAAAGGTAGGAGTTTGCTCCCGGGATGATGAAGATGCTATTCCGGCCCTCGGGGTCCACAAAGATTGGGGCAACACCGCTTGTTTTCCCTGGGACAACCTTCACAAAACGCGTATCGATGCCATGTCGGGCAAAATTTTCCCGAACAAGGGGACCAAAGAGGTC contains the following coding sequences:
- a CDS encoding sugar ABC transporter permease gives rise to the protein MRGLRKRDFWVAFLFVLPVVVILLSISIFPMIYSFYLSLCKWDIGMGGQRVFIGAGNYLKLFSDGRFFNSLKNTGRVLLFGVGTQFVLGLALALLLNRSFRGRSLVVTLFLLPMMISPVVVGCIWKIIYHYQYGPLNYLLNRLGFSSVNWLGSGSVSPYSIVLADIWEWTPFMVITLLAGLQAIPDDLYEAARVDGANRWQIFAGVVFPLLRPVVTIAILIRVMDAFKIFDLVALLTMGGPGQASESVAFYNYLTGFKYFSMGYASAMSYFQLAVIVAIANVFLRSWRGREVV
- a CDS encoding carbohydrate ABC transporter permease, with the translated sequence MRRKDGVTVAIFVAIFVLLAVSLAPFVWNVMTSFKDKGEYFTYPPVFIPSSFDLEHYVQGLRLGGAKGIRDSFIIASLTTLLAVAFGSLAAYSLSRFRIGGENFAFWILSVRMMPPIASVLPLFLLFRFLRWLDTYQTLILTYSLVNLPFAVWMMKGFFDELPVELEEAALIDGCGRLGAFARVALPLVAPGLVATALFCFMFSWNEFLFALILGRSKVVPITVNIAGLIGGHEILWAEISAVSIVASAPIIVMAILLQRYLVRGLTLGAVKG
- the rbsK gene encoding ribokinase, whose protein sequence is MQPVIGMVGSNMMDLITYYEDRFPKVGETIFGKDFEIGFGGKGANQAIAVAKLGGEVVLVTAVGDDLFGPLVRENFARHGIDTRFVKVVPGKTSGVAPIFVDPEGRNSIFIIPGANSYLLPEDVSKAREALARCRFILVQLEIPLETVYATLELSAELGVPVILNPAPFRPLEWERIRNVYLFVPNERELEGYVGFPLRGDEDLKRAVELLWGFGVENVLVTLGEQGTLLGRKGTFTFFPAYEAKTVDTTGAGDAFLGALAYFLAEGRDLPEAIDLACAYAALSTEKRGTQKSFATKEEFLEWLSKARKRPLNLTL